In the Populus trichocarpa isolate Nisqually-1 chromosome 1, P.trichocarpa_v4.1, whole genome shotgun sequence genome, one interval contains:
- the LOC7486634 gene encoding gibberellin 3-beta-dioxygenase 1, with protein sequence MPSRSLLADAFRAHPVHVHQKHFDFTSLQEIPDSHKWTQIDDEEHPLVDPLNTESVPVIDLSDPNVLQNIGHACKTWGVLQVTNHGIPTSLLENIESASRSLFSLPIQQKLKAARSPDGVSGYGVARISSFFSKLMWSEGFTIVGSPLEHFRQLWSQDYTKFCDIIEEYKKEMQKLARRLTWLMLGSLGIAKKDLKWAGSTGESKKGSAALQLNYYPACPDPDQAMGLAAHTDSTLLTILYQSNTSGLQVLKEGIGWITVPPIPGGLVVNVGDLLHILSNGLYPSVLHRAVVNRTKHRLSIAFLYGPPSSVEISPLQKLVGPNHPPLYRPVTWNEYLGTKAKYFNKALSSVRICAPLNGLADVNDHNRVRVG encoded by the exons ATGCCTTCAAGATCGTTATTAGCAGACGCTTTTAGAGCCCACCCTGTCCATGTACACCAAAAGCACTTTGACTTTACCTCTCTTCAAGAAATACCTGACTCGCACAAATGGACTCAGATCGATGATGAAGAGCATCCTTTAGTTGACCCCTTAAACACTGAATCCGTGCCCGTTATCGATCTGTCAGACCCTAATGTCCTTCAAAATATAGGCCATGCATGCAAAACTTGGGGTGTGCTTCAAGTCACAAACCATGGCATCCCTACCAGCCTTCTTGAGAACATTGAGAGTGCTAGTAGGAGCCTTTTCTCTTTACCTATCCAACAAAAACTCAAAGCAGCTAGATCACCCGATGGGGTTTCAGGCTACGGTGTCGCTaggatttcttcatttttctccaAGCTCATGTGGTCAGAGGGATTCACCATAGTTGGCTCTCCTCTTGAGCATTTTCGCCAACTTTGGTCTCAAGATTACACCAAATTCTG TGATATAATTGAAGAATATAAGAAAGAAATGCAAAAGCTAGCAAGGAGGTTGACATGGTTAATGCTGGGCTCATTAGGAATAGCAAAGAAAGATCTCAAATGGGCTGGCTCAACAGGTGAATCAAAAAAGGGTAGTGCAGCCCTACAACTGAATTACTACCCGGCTTGCCCGGATCCAGATCAGGCAATGGGTCTTGCCGCCCACACAGACTCCACCCTCCTCACCATTCTTTACCAGAGCAACACCAGTGGATTGCAGGTGCTAAAAGAGGGAATTGGGTGGATCACTGTCCCACCAATCCCTGGTGGGCTTGTTGTGAATGTAGGGGACCTACTCCACATCTTATCAAACGGGTTGTACCCGAGTGTGCTCCACCGAGCGGTGGTTAACCGGACCAAGCATAGATTATCCATTGCTTTCCTATATGGGCCACCATCAAGTGTTGAGATTTCTCCTTTACAAAAACTTGTAGGTCCTAATCATCCTCCCCTCTATAGGCCAGTCACTTGGAACGAATACCTTGGCACCAAAGCTAAGTATTTCAACAAAGCATTATCATCTGTTAGGATTTGTGCTCCT